A window of Streptomyces broussonetiae genomic DNA:
CGGCCGCGTCGCCGACGGCGAGGTGCTGCTGAAGGTCACCGGCCTGCAGAAGCACTTCCCGATCAAGAAGGGTCTGCTCCAGCGGCAGGTCGGGGCCGTGCACGCCGTCGACGGCCTCGACTTCGAGGTCCGCTCGGGCGAGACGCTCGGCGTGGTGGGCGAGTCGGGCTGCGGCAAGTCCACCATGGGCCGGCTGATCACCCGGCTGCTCGAACCGACCGGCGGAAAGGTCGAGTTCGAGGGCAAGGACATCACGCACCTCGGCGTCACGGGCATGCGCCCGATGCGCCGCGATGTGCAGATGATCTTCCAGGACCCGTACTCCTCGCTGAACCCGCGCCACACCATCGGCACCATCATCGGAGCCCCCTTCCGGCTCCAGGGTGTCGAGCCGGAGGGCGGGATCAAGAAGGAGGTGCAGCGGCTGCTGTCGGTGGTCGGCCTCAACCCCGAGCACTACAACCGCTATCCGCACGAGTTCTCCGGCGGTCAGCGCCAGCGCATCGGCATCGCCCGCGCGCTCGCCCTGAAGCCCAAGCTGGTCGTCGCCGACGAGCCGGTCTCCGCGCTGGACGTGTCGATCCAGGCCCAGGTCGTCAACCTCATGGACGATCTCCAGGAGGAACTGGGCCTGACGTACGTGATCATCGCGCACGACCTCTCGGTGGTCCGGCACGTCTCGGACCGGATCGCGGTCATGTACCTCGGCAAGATCGTCGAACTCGCCGACCGGGACCTGCTGTACAAGACGCCGATGCACCCGTACACCAAGGCGCTCATGTCCGCGGTGCCGATCCCGGACCCCAAGCGGAAGAACGCCAAGAGCGAGCGCATCCTGCTCAAGGGCGACGTGCCCTCGCCGATCTCGCCGCCGAGCGGCTGCCGGTTCCACACCCGGTGCTGGAAGGCCACGGAGATCTGCAGGACGACCGAGCCCGCGCTCGTGGAGCTGCGGCCCGGCCAGCAGGTCGCCTGTCACCACCCGGAGAACTTCGAGGACCAGGCACCCCAGGACACCGTCCTGCTGTCGGCCGCGAAGGAGGCCGCCGAGCTGGTCGCCGACGAGGTGCTCGCCGAGTCGGCCCAGACCTCGGAGGCCCTGGCCACGGCGGTGGCCGAGGGCGAGGTGGGCACCGAGGAGGCCACGGCTTCCGCGGACGCAGGCACCGAGGAGGCGGGTGCTTCCGAGGAGGCTGCGGCCTCCGACGAGTCCGCGGCTTCCGAGGAGCCGGAGGCGTCGGAGTCCTCCGAACAGGCGGACGAAGAGGCCGAGGCTCCCGAGGAGCCGGCCACGGCGGAGAAGCCGGCGGTCGCCGAGAAGCCCGCGGTCGCCGAGAAGCCCGCGGTCGCCGAGAAGCCCGCGGCGTCCGAGGACTGACGACCGACCCCAGCAAGGCCGATGCCCCGCCCTCCGTGTCGTACGGAGGGCGGGGCATCGGTGTGTCAGTGCGTGAGCACCAGCCGGGGGTTGTGGATCTCCAGCCAGGTCGCCAGGTCGAGCCAGCGCTCCAGACCGGTGCGGGCCGCGCCGTCGACGTCGGCGGCGGCCAGGGACACCGTCTGCTGCAGCCATTCCTGGTCGGTGAGCGCGTGCACGGCGTGCCCGCGGTCGGCGAGCAGCTCCTTGGCGTGCTGCTGGAGCGCGGCCGTGTAGAACGGGTCGCGGGTGGACGGGTAGGGCGCCTTGCGGCGCTCCACGACCGACCGCGGCAGCAGATCGGCGGAGGCCGCCCGCAGCAGACTCTTCTCACGGCCGTCGTACGTCTTCATCGACCACGGCGTGTTGAAGACGTACTCGACCAGCCGGTGGTCGCAGAACGGCACCCGGACCTCCAGGCCGACGGCCATGCTGAGCCGGTCCTTGCGGTCGAGCAGGATGCGCAGGTACCGCGTCAGGTGCAGGTAGCACACGAGCCGCATCCGTGCCTCGAACGCGTCCTCGCCGGCCAGCCTGGGGGCCTGTGCGACCGCCTCCGCGTACCGCCCGCGGATGTAGCCGGGCAGATCGAGGTCGGCCAGCAGGCCCTTGTCGTAGATCCCGGTGCCGGTGTGCGGGCTGGTCACATGCGTGTGGTCGACCCAGGGGAAGGTGTCGGCCTGCTGGGCCTCGGGCTGGTGCAGCCACTTGTAGCCGCCGAACACCTCGTCGGCGGACTCCCCGGACAGGGCGACGGTGGAGCGTTCCCGGATGGCCTTGAAGAGCAGATAGAGGGAGTTGTCGGCATCGCCGAACCCGGCCGGCAGGTCCTTCGCGGCCACCACCGCGCGCCGTACCGCAGGATCGGCCATGCTCTGGGCCTCGAACACCAGGTTCTCGTGCGCGGTGCCGCAGTGCGCGGCGGTCTCGATGGCGAACGGGGCGTCGGCGTCGGCGCGGAACGGGTCGGCGGCGAAGTTCTCCTCGTGCCGGGCGAAGTCGACGGAGAAGCTGCGGATCTGCTCACGGTCGCCCAGTTCCCGCTGGGCGAAGGCGGTGATGGCGCTGGAGTCCAGGCCGCCGGAGAGCAGGGTGCAGCGCGGCACGTCGGTGACCAGCTGGCGGCGCACGATGTCGGTGAGCAGCTCGCGCACCCGGGCGACGGAGGCGGCCGTGTCGTCGGTGTGCTCGGTGGCCTCCAGCTTCCAGTAGGTGTGGGTGCGTTCGCCGCCGCGGTCGACCGTGACCAGGGTGCCGGGCCGGACCTCCCGCATGCCGCGCCACACGGCGTGTCCGGGGGTGCGGATCCAGGAGAACGCCTCCCGCAGCCCGTCGAGGTCGACGGCCTTCTCCGCCTCGGGGTTGGCGAGAACGGCCTTGGGCTCGGAGCCGAAGAGCACCCCGTCCTCGGTCGGGTAGTAGTACAGCGGCTTGACGCCCAGGCGGTCGCGGACGAGCAGCAGCCGCTCGGTGCGGCCGTCCCAGACGACGAAGGCGTACATGCCGTTCAGCCGCTCGGCGAACGCCTCGCCCCACTCCAGGTAGGCGTGCAGCACGACCTCGGTGTCGCTGCGGGTGCGGAAGGTGTGGCCGCGGCGGCGCAGTTCGTCGCGCAGCTCGACGAAGTTGTAGATCTCGCCGGTGTAGGCGAGGGCGACCTCGCCGCCGCCGGTGTCGTAGGACATCGGCTGGCGGCCGCCCTCGATGTCGATGACGGCGAGCCGGCGGTGGCCGAGCGCCACGTGCGGCCGGGTCCACACGCCGGAGTCGTCGGGGCCGCGGCAGGCCATGGTCGCGGTCATGGCGGCGACCGCTTCCTGCTCCCGCTCCCTCGTCAGGTCTCGTCCGTAGGAGACCCAACCGGTCAGACCGCACATGGCGTTTCGCCTTTCTGTGTGTCGTCGTACTACGTCTCGGACCCCGGGCGGGGTCTCAGCCGAGGTGGCGCGGCAGCGGGATGTCCGGTGCGAGCGCTGGGTCGGGCACCGGGGTGCCCCGCACCAGGCTCACGGGGACGACGCCCGCCCACAGGCCGAGTGCGGCGTCGGGGCTGTCGCCGTCGTCCGGCGGTCCGGTGCGGACCTTGACCGACGCCTCCTGAAGGCTCAGGGCCAGCAGCGTCGTCGCGGCCAGTTCCTTGCGGCTGGGGCGGCGGGCGTAGTCCCACTGGCCGGGCTGGGCCTGCTCGGCGATCAGGCGCAGTCCGGCCAGGGTCTCCTCCGGGTCGGTGACCCGGCGCGGGACGCCGTAGATCATGGCGCTGCGGTAGTTGATGCTGTGCTCGAACAGCGAGCGGGCCAGCACGATCCCGTCCACATGCGTGACGGTCACGCAGACGGCCTGCTCGGGCGCCGAGGTCAGGCTGCGCGCGGCGACGGAGCCGTGGACGTACAGGGTGTCCGCGGTGGCGCCGTACACCGTGGGTACGACCACGGGGGTGCCGTCGACGACGACGCCGAGGTGGCAGACGAACCCGGAGGCGAGGACGGCGTCCAGGTCCGCGCGGTCGGTACGGCCCTTCTCCTTCATGCGGCGCAGCCGCGTGCGGTCCGTGACCGGGAGCCGGTCTGCGAGGGGCTGGCGGGGGGCAGTGCTCAAGGTGTCACCTTCGGTGTGTGCCGGGGGCGGAGCGGTCACGGCGTGGCGCCCTGCCACTGCAGCAGGCACCGCACGGCGCCGGCCGCCTCTTCGGCGGCGCCCGGCGCCGTCTTGAAACCGGCTCCGGACCAGCACGCGGCCACCACGACCGGGGGCTCGCCGGGAAGAAGACCCACGAACGGCCCGTCCGGATGGTACAGGTCGGTGCCGAACCGGCCGCCCTGGAAGGCGACTTGGGCGATCCACGGCCAGCGGTGCCCGACCCCGGCACGAATGTGGGCGACCTGCTCGTCGGTGAGGGTGTCACCGCCCTCGGCCGGTACGTCCCACTCGTCGACCGGCCTGCCGGTCAGATGGCCGCCGGCGTACGGCCCGTCGAGCTGCGGGCGGCCCCAGATGCCCGAGGTCAGATCGCTGACCGCGGGCAGCGGCCGGCCGGGGCCGCGGAAGAAGGCGTACCGGATGCGTTTGGTGCGCGGGGCCGGGCCGCCCGGGCGGGGCGGCAGCCGGTCGCCGAGCAGGGCGGCGGTGCCGCTGCCCGCGGCCACCACCGCACACCGTGCGGTCACCGAGCCCGCCGGGGTGCTCACCCGCACCCCGCGCCGGTGCGGCTCCAGGGCCGGCAC
This region includes:
- a CDS encoding ABC transporter ATP-binding protein translates to MPRQSEENGRVADGEVLLKVTGLQKHFPIKKGLLQRQVGAVHAVDGLDFEVRSGETLGVVGESGCGKSTMGRLITRLLEPTGGKVEFEGKDITHLGVTGMRPMRRDVQMIFQDPYSSLNPRHTIGTIIGAPFRLQGVEPEGGIKKEVQRLLSVVGLNPEHYNRYPHEFSGGQRQRIGIARALALKPKLVVADEPVSALDVSIQAQVVNLMDDLQEELGLTYVIIAHDLSVVRHVSDRIAVMYLGKIVELADRDLLYKTPMHPYTKALMSAVPIPDPKRKNAKSERILLKGDVPSPISPPSGCRFHTRCWKATEICRTTEPALVELRPGQQVACHHPENFEDQAPQDTVLLSAAKEAAELVADEVLAESAQTSEALATAVAEGEVGTEEATASADAGTEEAGASEEAAASDESAASEEPEASESSEQADEEAEAPEEPATAEKPAVAEKPAVAEKPAVAEKPAASED
- the asnB gene encoding asparagine synthase (glutamine-hydrolyzing); the encoded protein is MCGLTGWVSYGRDLTREREQEAVAAMTATMACRGPDDSGVWTRPHVALGHRRLAVIDIEGGRQPMSYDTGGGEVALAYTGEIYNFVELRDELRRRGHTFRTRSDTEVVLHAYLEWGEAFAERLNGMYAFVVWDGRTERLLLVRDRLGVKPLYYYPTEDGVLFGSEPKAVLANPEAEKAVDLDGLREAFSWIRTPGHAVWRGMREVRPGTLVTVDRGGERTHTYWKLEATEHTDDTAASVARVRELLTDIVRRQLVTDVPRCTLLSGGLDSSAITAFAQRELGDREQIRSFSVDFARHEENFAADPFRADADAPFAIETAAHCGTAHENLVFEAQSMADPAVRRAVVAAKDLPAGFGDADNSLYLLFKAIRERSTVALSGESADEVFGGYKWLHQPEAQQADTFPWVDHTHVTSPHTGTGIYDKGLLADLDLPGYIRGRYAEAVAQAPRLAGEDAFEARMRLVCYLHLTRYLRILLDRKDRLSMAVGLEVRVPFCDHRLVEYVFNTPWSMKTYDGREKSLLRAASADLLPRSVVERRKAPYPSTRDPFYTAALQQHAKELLADRGHAVHALTDQEWLQQTVSLAAADVDGAARTGLERWLDLATWLEIHNPRLVLTH
- a CDS encoding pyridoxamine 5'-phosphate oxidase family protein produces the protein MKEKGRTDRADLDAVLASGFVCHLGVVVDGTPVVVPTVYGATADTLYVHGSVAARSLTSAPEQAVCVTVTHVDGIVLARSLFEHSINYRSAMIYGVPRRVTDPEETLAGLRLIAEQAQPGQWDYARRPSRKELAATTLLALSLQEASVKVRTGPPDDGDSPDAALGLWAGVVPVSLVRGTPVPDPALAPDIPLPRHLG